The window AGAAGGGACACGGACCATGTGCCTAGGTCCGGCtccaggtccgtgtaggtgcgcaAAAAGGAATACTCGGAAGGAAGTGAGGAAATGAACCCCATGCTAGGGTCCGTctagggtccgtgtaggggcgcaaatttgacactctgaagggaacaaaggcacggaccccgtgtaaggtgTGTTGTGTGAtacgtgtatgtgtgtgtagagtgtgtgcgtgtgttagaaCTAATTAGGGAGTGATTTTTGCTTAATTATACCATTAACCATGCTAATCAAGATACTAATTAAAATGTTAACtcaattaacaaattaattaaaatactatccCTACTAACCTTTAAATAAAAATcccctaattaaaataaagagcaCAAGCACTAAAtctttaaaggttttaaaattttaaagtcacccaaaaaataaattaagttttaaaagaccaacacttcataatttaattaaaatgggtcatccttaacttaaaataaaataccgcattaaaaattaccaaaatcgtcaccggtctcttttcctcggtCCCGCATCAAATAATCGcctaaaacatgaaactcgagaaaattttttaacgtgcatcacataaacattaaaataaatcatgcatcactaaaatcattttaaacttaaataaaatatttaacaattaaataaatgtttgggttatacgtgtaccgaatttgggctctacaaggatTTTCGAACCCTTTTCTGGATCTAGCCTGCAAGAGCGTTTTGACACTTGACAGAACTTGGAGTGCAGAATATCGAAAATATAGAGTGTTTGAATGGTGTAAATTTCGAATGATCTAGGTGTGGTATTTACAGGGGTGATGTGAAACTTACCATAATTTGGATGATATTCCTTCGATAATTTTGAGATTCTCATCTAtaaattcgagataattattcCATAATTCGAGATACTTCTTCCATACATAATATCCAGCCATGACTTAAAAAACGTGTTCAccaagtaattaaatttgaaatttaactTTGGACTGGATGGTTGAATGTAGACTGCTTTTTTGTACAGATTTATAATGTATCTAGACTGCACTAAAATTTTTTTAGCTTCCTTGTTGAGAAAAATATCTTGTATGCGATATTTCCTTTCAATTTGATTGATATCCAGCCAAAATTTCGAAATTACTATGTATCTTGCTatgaattttgaatttcattATTTATTAGCCTGAAATTCTTTTTTTGGATACCATGTATTTTTTATATTTCCGAATTTCTTATTATTtaacaaaattcaaaaaataatattctatacatatatttgataaattaataattacatCCTAAAAATATTTGGGTTTTCACGTAACAATTTCCAATACCAGTCTACAACCGAACATAGAAAAAGCGTTCGTTTCTTTTTTTCTAGATTATTACAACCCACAAAAGAAGTTTTCTTGAACtgaaatcataataaatttgTTTTTGCTTATAAATCACAAAGCAGAAAAGCAAGAACTAGAAAATAACATAActacaacatatatcaacaacCATATATATTCTCACGTACAAGTTTATTTactaatattttaaaagaataataattgatcaaatacacATCTACATAATATTGAATAGGTCTCGCGAATTTACATTCGTGAGACGTGTCGACTCGACTCTACTCAAActttttattgaaaataatatttttaacgtaACAAATAACATACTTTCACGTAGGAGATTCGACTCACACAATTAACAGTAGATTTTTTGTGCATAATATTTTTTCTCACTATGTTTGCACATGGATGATAACCCACATTAAGTATGTCATAAAGCCACGGACATGTTGCAGCCAACTCATCCATTTATTGCAATGCCCCACCAAAGCCATGTGGACGTTGAAGTTCTTCAAGGCATTaaaaaagatttaatttttggTCACATTTATTGcataaaatcaaattttaaactGGTCTCTCCCtctatatacatacatatatatatgcacacatagggatgtaatcgagtcgagccgaaccgaactcttgaatgtttgagcttggttcgtttataatcgagcggagctcgaattttatttaacgaatatgtGCATGGCTTACGAGCTTATTCAAAcctttatcgagcctaaacaagcttaataaatatgaattatacatttaaattttcattaaattaattaaaaattaaattatatatctaaaggaaaatatattaatcttattaaaatttgtaaatttattataataaacaaatttaatagatttttctatatatttcataaataatatgaaaaatcaataaatcaaatatcaaaactattattttttcatctaaaagattactcatgaacttaccaacgaacatgttcacaagctaacgagcctcattaaacgagctcaaacgagattttatcgaatcgagcttcgaataacTCACAAACGATTTGGTTCGTTTATATCCCTATGCACACCTACCGTCCACACCTATATGAACACCGATTATGTGTCATTCacctattggatgtgatgaaatatagaaaaattacgcatccaatgggtgagtgacacatTATCGGTACTCATATTGTATGCACTGTAGGTGTGCagtatatcaaaactatatatatatatatatatacatatatatatatatattatcattattatgaataatgtacttagaaaataaaatgacacttAAAGGAAAACATACTCATGCAATTCATAAACAATATGATATCaaacaaatacaatatataaCTCTAATTAAGGACTATTTTATTCACCTAAAAAACCAAAAGTAGATAAATAAAGAAACAATATTTTAGTCTCCTCAATTAATTGAACATGTGGAAAACCAAAGATAATCAATTAGGCAAAATATAAAATAGAGACAGCCACCATAAGCAACATCACAGAAACCCTTTCAAACCCTAAAAATCTCTTTCTTCTTCCACCGTCACTCTTCTGATCAGAAGTTGTTGCTGTGGTACTTGAACTAGTGCTGCTAATACCTATAATCAAATCAGGACGAAATTAATAAATCAATACAGGTAATTCAAGTCACTGaatgaaaaattaatttagTCGTGCTCTGAATATCCATGATTATgctaaacaaaataataattttgattaaCTAATTAACTTATCATATGTTGGATTCTAGTAACTCGATCGtccaaattttgtctttgatacactaatttctaatttttttttactactTTATCAAATCGCTAATGTGGCACCAAATACTTCAGCAATTTACGATGACGTACACTTCAATATTTTATATACACAATATGACCAAatggaattttaaaaaataaaaaaacaaaattaccTCGCAAAACCAAACTTTGAATATATATGAACTTTAACAAAAAATTAGTGGCCAAAAAACTTATTTTCTCATAATTTTTTTGTACCAATTTCAATAGAGGAATAAGCAGCAGGTGGGCAATTGGACTACGCAATACAAAcggtgatatatatatatataaatatatatatatatgtatatactcCCTCCTTCATCAAATCTTGCTTTTACTAGTATATCCCTATTAACTAAGTTTTGGAAAATATGAAACCTTTTTTTGAATGAATTAAATAAGGGTAAAATATGAAGTTTTTTTTGTGAACTTTGTTTTCCCAATTATTTCGTGTCAAAAACAAACAATCGAAGATAatattatatagttttgatatgctgcacATCTACCGTCGTGCACAcctatgtgagcaccgatgaggtgaCACTCAtctattggatgtgatgaaatatagaaaaattaagcatccaatgggtgagtaACACCTCATCGGTACTCACATAGATGTGCACGGTATGTATGGGTTTAATAGGGTTATAATTAGGATTACATTTTGCATGATAAATTACAAAAGCATCTTGAGTGTGcaacatatcaaaatatatatatatatatatatatatatatatatatatttcatgggGAACGGTTGTTTGTCTTAGAAGGCGCGCAGTATGGAGTACTGCAAATGTTCCCTCGTAATGCTTAGAGATGAGGCGAATGAATTCTTACCAGGTGCAGGAGAACTATTGGTTTTATTGGCAGCGTTTGCGAAATCATCAAACACCTTAGCATCTGGTGAGTTTGGCGGCAAATGTAGCAAACCTGCACCACAGATGAAACAATAACTAGTCAACCACACCTCCGAACAATCAAAGTTCCTGATCTAAAACATTGTTGTTTAAAAAAAGATTTCAGTGAAAAATTAAAGACGGGGAAAAGAGTTGACTCACGAGGGCAGTCGGAGGCGTTAGCGGGTGCTTGGCATTGAGAGGGCAAACTCAAGGCGAGTGTGGCATTAATCTTGAAGCCAAGACTTGGATCATCCTTATCCTTCACCAGCAAACAGATGCACTCGGGGCTGCTCTGTATCACTTGTTTCAGACCAGTGCAGCATTCCTTTTGAGGAGATTTCGCTTGCCCAGTAACATATGGAAGACATGTGGCAAGCCCCACAAGTTGGTTTGCGCATTTCTCCTTATCTTTGTCGATATCACTTGTTGCAAAACCAGCAAGGAATACCAAAACACATGCAAGTTTTAGGATAGATGACATGGTTTTAGACTCCATttcttaataaaatatgaaaGAGCGAGGGACAAGTGAAGGAGAGAGCTGGAGGCTAGCGAGGATAGATTCATTCCTTATATGCTTGTCTTTTCCAAGTTTTTTAGATTAAAAATTattgcaaaataagaggggggTTGGGTGGGGGAAGTTGGAAATATTAATTATGTTAATATATGTGGTAGACCTACGCTGAGGGCTGGTCTATCTTGTACAATCTTCACTTTTCGTTTTCAAATTAATTACGAGTCTGTCTACGTATATATACAACTACTTAGAATTTATTAAACACGAAAATTGGAATTGTTACCAGTGATATTGGTGCAACTGGTAAATTGGGAATAACAGATTGGATGTAATCTTGGGCTAAAGTTGAGTCACAGATTAGGCTCTTTCTCCTTCGGTCAAAAATATGTTTCGGACACTGAACTCGTAGAAGCACTGCGGAGCATGAGAAATTCAAACTTTCATATGTTTATGAACTCGTCCCATAGACACAAAGAATGAAATGATATTGAAGATTTATGGGTTTTTTACTAACTAGTACGATGTTATTTTACGTAATTAATgattaaattttcaaagtacGTGTGTTTGGATAATTACTTAAAATTATTCGTATAATgtgataaatatatttttgaagtattaaatattattatataaaaaatatttatactaTTTGAGAGGAAAACATTAATCTTCTGCCATCAAATTGAATCTTTTAACATTACATTTTATATCTTGGATGTACTAATAAAAAggctaaaaaaatatatttaaagacTTGTATATTATTTTCCTATGAATACtttaaagagaaaataaatatttttcaaaaagtcAAAATTCTCGTCATTCATTAGATTAATAAATTtcgattaaattttttaattacttTTTAGAACAtgttaaaaaatttacattaaggttctaattaatatttataataataatgtcAATTTATGAACATTCAATGTACCAAAAATTTATGACGCATTTTCATTATAaagttgaaaaatataatattttattttatattttagatAGTATGTAGaactaaatatattaaaatgtaaaaaaataaaaatataatcgaaattaaataaaatgatgCATATTTTTAAATGTAGTTTATATTTATGAAGGACATCATattcaaattaatatttaaaaaaagaaatcgAAAAGATTTCAAGTTTAATTacatatttatttgttatttttttcaaatatttaatgtGATCGGTGAAtagattaatattaatatttttgtaataATATATGAATTCTTTTCGAGAACTACTATTTTTTATAAACGTTtcttcttttatatatatatcgaaTTGGATATACGTAGAAATATATAGATAGATAGAATTGGATATGATCTATTTGAGTGTATTCTAATGGTTCAGATCCTATCCCATCTGTCAAAGTTCATGGACATCTGATGCCGAACAAAAAATGGCACACGGATGTAAATACAATTTAAGAGATTTAtctttatcttaaattattGGATGACTTTATGTGTCATTAATGGCTTTTCTCAATTTCCAATATATGTTTCTTTTTGTTTGCACAAATTAgcaatgcatatatatatatatatatatatatatatatatatatatatatatatatatatatatatatatatatatatatatatatatatatatatgttgtgaaaaagtaaaaatttatggtaaaaagtaaaaatctcaaactctaaaaatttaccaaactacacactttataatatttttctctctactcaattgtgaattacttcacaaatgagagatctatttatagagtttctttacacataatccaaaaaataaaattcatcatCACATACATCATCatacactaattttcaatatttacaactcttattttcaacattcaaatattcaatacacacattttaaattatttttcaacactcccccttgtgatgataatcatgatacgatgatgtcttcattacgtgtttttgtactgcctcgttaaaaaccttactaagaaaaacccattgggataaaaaccatagtaagggaaaaagagtgcagtcacgtaaactccccctcatgttgacacgaacaattcttcacaaatttcgtagattgcgcatcccaatattatatatatgctttctgaatattgacgtaagaagtgcctttgtgaagagatctgatgagttttcacttgattgaatgtgacgaacatcaatacatttattcttctcaagctccttggtgaatgcgaagaacttaggaggaatatatttagttctgtcgctttttatgtatccttcttttatttgagcaacacatgcagcattatcttcatatagtatcacaggcttctcatcgaatgataatccgcatgagatttggatatgttgggtcattgattttaaccacacacattcacgacttgcttcatgtagtgcaataatctcggcatgatttgatgaagttgttacgagcgtttgtttctgtgaacgccaagatattgcagtgcctccacgagtaaatacataaaGTTTGgaaacgtgccttgtgtggatcagataagtatccagcatcggcaaaaccaattatacttggattagcatcttttgaatacaaaagtcccaagtctgtcgttcctggtagataacggaatatatgtttaattccgttccagtgtctctttgttggatatgtgctaaatcttgccaacaaattcatggcaaaagatatatcaggccttgtacaatttgtaaggtacataagggcaccgatggcacttagatatggtacttctggaccaagaatatcttcatcatcttcacatggacggaatggatccttttctatgtttaatgatctaataaccattggagtacttaaaggatttgatttatccatattaaaacgtttaaggatcttttctgtataatttgtctggtgaacaaacattccgcattctttttgttcaatttgtaaacccagacaatacttgatttttccaagatccttcatttcaaattcttccttcaagtatgacacaacttcttgaatttcctttttcgttccaatgatgtttaaatcatcaacatatacagcaataattacgcatccggatgttgttttcttaatgaaaacacaagggcatattgaattatttacaatccctttttcatcaagtgatcacttagtcgattataccacattcgacctgattgctttaacccatataacgatctttgtaatttagcagaataacattctctgggttttgaactttgtgcttcaggcatcttaaatccttcagggattttcatatatatatatattactatcaagtgatccatataagtaagctgtaacaacatccataagacgcatttctaaattttcagataccgccaagctaatcaaataccgaaacgtaattgcatccatcacgggagaatatgtttcttcataatctattccaggtctttgagaaaaaccttgtgcaacaagtcgagctttatatcttactaattcatttttctcatttcgctttcgaataaaaacccatttgtatccaacaggttttacaccttcatgTGTAAGGATTATAGGttcaaaaacattacgtttatttagcgaatccaattcaacctggatggcttctttcctttttatccaatcctgccgatttttacattcaccaaaagattttggttcatgatcttcattatcatttatgatgtcgattgccacattataagaaaatatatcatcaatttcttctatatcttttcggttccatatttttccattattaatgtaattgatagagatttcatgattctcgtcagtttgtggttctgacagaacattttcatcatcatgtgtttcttcaggaacaccattctctattttgtgatcatcatgtgtttcttcaggaacatcattctctattttgcgatcatcgtgtttctcaatgaattttctttttcgaggatttttatccttggaaccgactggccttccacgcttcaggcgttttacGACATCATGACtttgttcaatttgtttctttggaattacaattcgagcaggagcatttacagcatgtatatatgatttagttaccccttttgcatctgtaaatgcatctggtatttgatttgctattctttgcaagtgcacaatttgatgtacatctttttcacattgttgtgttcttggatccatatgtaacaatgatgatacataccatgtaatttccttttcggtatgtttctgttctccccctaacattgggaagatttcctcattaaaatgacaatccgcaaaacgtgctgtgaacacgtcgcctgtttgaggttcaagatatcgaatgattgatggactatcataaccgatataaattccaacctttctttgaggtcccattttctttcgttgtggtggtgcaataggcacatacaccatacatccaaaaattctcagatgagaaatgtc is drawn from Primulina eburnea isolate SZY01 chromosome 10, ASM2296580v1, whole genome shotgun sequence and contains these coding sequences:
- the LOC140803089 gene encoding non-specific lipid transfer protein GPI-anchored 14-like, whose translation is MESKTMSSILKLACVLVFLAGFATSDIDKDKEKCANQLVGLATCLPYVTGQAKSPQKECCTGLKQVIQSSPECICLLVKDKDDPSLGFKINATLALSLPSQCQAPANASDCPRLLHLPPNSPDAKVFDDFANAANKTNSSPAPGISSTSSSTTATTSDQKSDGGRRKRFLGFERVSVMLLMVAVSILYFA